tttcaataaaatatgaaaacttaAATGCATGTATAAGttcattttcaaaataatgTCCTTTGTTTTATAATTGTCATTGACTTGAAACTCACTTTAATACTACTCATTCAACAAAAAGATCCTGCTCTATCATTTACAAAAGTGCATGTTTAATTGTTATTAAGaccttttaaaacatttttataaaaaattactaatattttaaaactgaaataacaaaaaataagaaTAACTTTATTTATTGTGCTTGATAatccaagtgaaggagtaaagagcaaaataaaaataaaaagtagaCACTATAAATTTTGAAGTAAAGAGGTCAAACTCAACTTTTTTCGCAGTTAGTTAGTAAACACCCTTGATTGCAAAGCTGTAAACTGCTTTAAACAACTCATACTGAGTTTCTTATGCAATCATTGTACAATATAATAATCCACTTACATTGTATGTAGCAGGAGAAGGTAGCACTTCCTGTTTGTCATGAGGCTGTGCAATTGGCTGGTGAAAGTTTCCTGTATTTGCTTTGTTAAAGTCAGATTTTTTTTTAAGGAGATTGGGTAAAGCATACTTTCCAGGACCCGGCCCACTTGATATCTGTGGCTTAGATACCCTGCGGTCCTTAGATACAAAGCCTCCATAGCCCTTTTTGCTATATGATTCTGGTTTGCCTTTATACGTTATGTGACCAACATAAGAACCAGGGCCTGGGTTCTCATTCTAAAATACATAGAAATTTTTAGATATGTCAAGTGATCACTTTGCATAATCACCGTGCTGCTCGTAAATGAATAGGTGGCAGATGTGATACAGATTGGTCAAATGGTATGTGATGCATACAATGCTGTAATCAAATTTGCCACTGGTATAGTTTTGCTTACCAAGACATTTTCAGAGAATCTTTTGGACTTTGCCAGAAATCCTTTAGTGTCAGAGTTGTCAATGACAACAGTTTGATACTTTGTAGGAATGGTAGAGTTAGCTGCTACTATGCCATGACCTGCAAACCATATTATTCTTAATAGcattgtaataataaaatatttattattactttcATGGcatgtacatttttaaattaacaaTCGCAATAATCACTTTTATTGTTTTCGTAAATATATTCATACTAAACAAAAAGGCCATAGTATGctacatagacctattaactatactagatcGGGCAATCTAACGCATCACAGCTCAGCATTGGGTCCACATTCTTTGCGACGCAACGTCATGGCTTTGTTCACTTAACCTAGTCCAGCCCATAATTCTAAGTAGGAAGCCATGGAGAGTGGAGCAAATACCAGCACTGGAAAGGATTCAAAGGTAAATTTTGCTCCAATTGTTTTTaagtgtggttgtgagaggtaTCTAGATATATAGAGCAAGGAATCTTGTGGATTTTTTTTAGATATGCATACAATTAATGgtttttccaaaatgtttttttaaaagttcattgctggcactacaatttgaaaaattgtttcacGCAAAGAGGTGCTAAGCACGCAGTAGATGAAGTGTTGCCCATTCATAAAATTTTTCATCACCATGACAGGTAGACATAGGCTAGTAAATCAGTATGGTTatggctgtgctatatttaAGAAAGTAGCTAAACTCAGCAAgaaagatttttactttatgttctcataagaatgcaatcatttactgattattttgcaggacAAGAGGAGTAAAAATTTTTGCTGTACATTTTGGTGTTCTAATACTCCAGCAAAGGTCAGTAAACTTAGTTTCCACATTTTTCCATCAGAGGAAAACACCTAGAAAGACGTGACAAGTGGATATACGCTGGGAAATGGATGCCTTCTAAATACTCTGTGCTCTGCAGTGATCATTTTACATAGGACTCCTATCGTAGACCTCCAGGTATGAAGATGGCTGGCATACTAAAGCCTACTGCTGTACCAAGGGTATTTTATTctctgccaaaatatttacaaccgacTCAACCAAAGCATAGACAACTGCTATGCCGACCAGCACCATCTACATCATCTACACCGGACCAAGATGAGCCAGCCATGGAACCTTCACTTTGCTCTGAAAAGCCAACAGCCGCCAAGTAATCTGAAGAGGTCATTCCCGACCCTCTACATGAGCACCCACGAGGTGGACCAAAGATCGCACCAGAGTTACGTGTACCGAAACTTTTAAAGAAGGTCAACACGCTTTACCACAAGTTTCAAAGGCTTCAAAACACCGCATGTATTCAGAAGAATTTGCTTGCATCactgcaaaaaaataaaatctaaagcGCCAAGTTTGACTAAATTATTATAGATGGTTGTCTGCAAGAGATAGTAGAAAATGatgctaaaaacaaaaatacaaagacCAAAGAGGTGCTACTATTCTCCAAAAGCATATGCTTATCTCAGAACGTTTTTCAAACTTCCTAATGGTCACGAAGACTCTTTCATTAGTGTTACAAAGCAGTTTGCATCAGAAATTTTCATGCCCTAATTTTCATGTTAAAACTATCACCTCCAGATATGCAAGgatttaaattcatttaacaaGAGTACTACCGTCAATACCCGCGTATAAGACGCATTTTCGTTTTTAATTAAGAAGCCGACCTAAAGACCCAGGTGCATCTTATCCAtggataattttattataaaattatgcatttatcattttatcgaaaagttattataaaaatttcaatcttacaataTTTATTCTTGTGGTCAATATTGGCAGATCATAGGCATGTCAGCTTTCTTCATGTTGCCGCCCTTGGTAAAAGTATGCCGCTCTTCGTGAAATTATTCAACGCATGTCAAAtgatttcacaaaattttatatgaaaCACTACAgtttctataaaaattaatcaaaaCTTATGACTAAAATTAGGATGCGTCCTATTCACAGTTACACAGTTTTCCATCATTTTTTGGGGTCAAAGATCCACTGCCTCCTATACATGGTATCGTCCTATACGCGGGTGTTTACGGTAATCTCAGATCAAGGCTCAGATGACTGGTTGTCCTTAGTCATGTCCAGCCCTTCacaatatgtctagaaaagtgtaccataTATCGCTTattttctacgatttttctgatgctgtttgcataacacccaagacccaacatttatattcatggcagactgtgagcagtgtaccatttaccagtgtgtatgcatttgagatcagtttgtacacctagctatctgacatgttagcccataacatagggcaacattgataattttgcaatatttttggattagataaatataaattttactcgcacttaaatatgaaatattcaactttatgtttgcAATTTTGTAGAGTAGAAAATGCATAATGTATAAGTTttgtatctaaaatttgaaacaaatatcctgtgtactttagtagttatgtcaaattacatgtagcaacaaaaataTCTCTTCATTCTTTCGATATAAACAATGAGGACTCGCTTGCCTGACGAGGTGAAAGTGAACTAAGAAATGACGTTGCATCACAAAAAATGTGGTTATTTATGTGGGACACCTTGGCTTTGTATTGCCCaactagtatagttaataggtctgtgGTATGctattacaaaaattattataaaaaaaagttttaaatttttttctgaaGTCGGACCAGACTAAACAAGCAAAAACTATTCATTAGTTTTTAAATGTTCTAAACTAAAAATATTCAGGTGTAATTAAAAAAGCACCATTATTGTagcatttttattacattatgTTAGCTTTTATGGTGATTTAAGTATAAGCTTTCAGTGAATGATGAAAACCATGAAGTCACAATAGTATTCAGCTGATAgtaatattgatattattaaaaatttaaaaatttaagctccaacaaaatatttagtataaattaagtaacattaaaatcaaattaaatCATAGGAAAACCGTGTCTGAGTTTTAGCAGGTAACTATAATGACATCTTACAATGTATGTGCAAActgaaactatttaaaattggcAGTGAAATAACAAAACATATGTAGAATACTAAAGTAATTGGTTGATTCTTACCTTTATGAAGTTTTCCGGCATAATTAGCGTGTATGCGTTTTAGCATATCATCATTGACAAGTTTTACACTGTCCACCATGATGAAGTTGTTATAGTAACTGAACAGCTGCTTAGTATTATGACGGACCTCGAGCTACAAAAAATGCggcataattatattttttattaatggtattattaattaatagtgttattaattatttaaaaaaattattttttaacattaattttaaACTGCAGCATTAACTATTTCGTGTGGCAACAAATAAAACACCCATCACGTCAAATTCACCTCCGGTTTTTCTTTCGATTTTGAACAAAACGATTGATTTTGGTTGCGTTTTTCTACTACCTTGAGCTCCGCTAGATAAAGTCGACCAAATGGTTCGGTATGTTACTGAAAATTTCAGATGTGCAAAGTTAATTGTTTTGAATTTTCAATAAAACACTGTCAATTGATAGTAGGTTTATACTTCAAAAGGCCTGAGAGAGGTATTCAACGTTGTTCAACGAGTTGGTTCCAATGTTCACTCTctaagttgttttattttgttgtgatatttttacatttaatgAAATATTCTATGTGAACAACAATGCATTTTAAGCTATTCATTTTTCATGGCTTTTAACAAAGATTAGGCACTTTTAATCAATCCCACTAGTCAAGTCTAGAGAGAAGACGCATCAAGGACGAAAGCacactgcaaaaaattttaagccaagacctaatggtcgattttaatagatttgtaaTTAAGAACTCATCCTATTTTACTCGAGGCTCCAATATCAGACACACAATCAATACAAGTGCAATGAAACACTCTTTTTTTAACCGTGCGATGAAATTTTAACATCTGATTCTCTTATAACTAGACCAAGCGATCTTATACTTTTATCCTCCAGACTTAGataaataagtctatgcttatttgtgatcttatttttatgcctaatgcaccattttatttctacaggcctagcggccacttgagatattttacagagatagatagagatagagaagtCTTCTTTTAACCTCATTGAATAAAAACTTTCAAGCAACATTACCGAATGTAAAGAACCAGGTAACGGTGTAACTTATTGCTTGATCTTACATAGCAAGCTGTAAACTATCAGGGCTTTTCTGTTTATATGTCTACGACAACTTGCAGCTATATGTATAGTTCACCATCCATGTGAACTTTCAGGAGGGGGATTCCAGCCTTTATTTATAAAGTTTTGCTGATACATTGTATTTGCAAAGCTGTGCATAATAGTTACATGCTgcatattgttgtttgttgttaatAAACTGGGTGTTTATTACATTGTGTACTATCTTGTGATTCATAGTTTCGTCACACTTTCTATAACTTTGGGGATTTTCCACTTCCTTTTCACCAATAAGATCTTGACCAGACCTTCATAAAGATAGTTAAACTACTAAGTGCTGTGATGCTTAGCctactacatgtatttggtgCTGTGGAATGCagaaatgacaaaatatgaGGAAGTATGCAGATTGAAAGCAAAACGAAGCCTGATAGAATATGGGGGAATAGAGTTGTCATAGTCTGGAAAGGGGTAAACTAACGAACCTAATTGGGAACCCCTGGCCTAGACTAAAGGTGCAACAGTATcctaaaatttttttaacatgtttgtattcagtttttattatctACAGCCTTTTATTACAATCCAAAGTTGACATATGTCCTTCATAATGTGTACAGCAGTAAGTAGCAGACTAGAACCTAGATTTCCTTTTAACATTGTAATTGTCTTTGTAATATCCTATCAGTATGTGTATGCTCATTCTTATAATAGGTACTCTATGGAACTAGGAGAGGTTACCCCCCATAATATCAAGCAGTTGAAAAGATTGAACCAAGTTGTTTTTCCTGTGAGCTACAATGACAAATTCTATAAAGATGTTCTGGATTTAGGACCATTTGCTAAACTTGGTAAGCTGCAAGTTTGTGTAACGATTGGCTTAAAATATGGTGTACGTATTTATAGCTTACCCAGAAAAGCCTACTCAAGCTAGCCTATGGTGTTTTATTGTGTTATACGGTGGACCTTCGGGTTAGAGCTTTTTTCTGTCTTACAGTTTTTTTCGCCTTGCGATGTGAAGCACCAAGTGTTTCCAGCCTCTGGTTACGGCGTGTTCTTCACCATACGACATCAACAGGTCTctccaaaattcaaatttgaacaGCATCGTTGGGTATTTCTTGTTgaattagtttgaaaaaaagCTTTAATAAGGTTGACCagaagttatagtgaaagcaagGCCAAAAGCCCCAAGCTAGAAACCGGTAATAAAAGGTTAagaaaattacaaaattaaaactaattttagtaaaatattaaaacttatctTCAAAAGTGTGTTTAattagctaaattcatttaaacggaattcaaagtttatgttatgttacgtaGAACCACCAAAGTTTAGTGTACTGAATGCGGTGCTGTCTAAGTTTCACGCCGCAGTTAGCCACTACGTCTGTGTCGAAGGTGAGACACAGACGTAGTGCTATACAGGGCTTTACATAGTAATGTCTtgctttattgcagatcataaccattgaATATGTTActatggttactaaggttactatactattttgttactaatttttaatatgtacagggTATAGTTATAGTAAATAGACATTTGTAAGGCCACAGGGCTTGGTCTCAGCAGAGCTACTCGAAGTTGCGCAGTTTGTCAATTTATGGTAAGTGGATTACATGCATGCTAATCAGAAGATATTGTCTTATTTGCAGACATGAGCCTGAGTAACAAGATTCACTGACAGTAGATATGCTTCTAACTACTTGATGCTAAACCTTGGGAAATGTTCGCTACATGTGTTTTTAGCATCAGTAAACAACTTGAATGTTTCTTATATTTTTGAACGATAAGAGTAAATATATTTCTCTCTAGCATGCATATTCATAAGCAGTACACTATGGAGAACTGCACATCGCTGAGGGCTTATTCTACTGTATTATGTACAGTTGTGAAAGTGGACCTTCATGATACATTGCTAACAACATTCTCAGATGTTTATAAGTGGGGAAATAgttgtattttatatacaaCTAGCTGAATgactggcgttgcacgggtaatgaaaaggttttttgcttagaaaatttatttttaattggtcAAGTTTCTTTACTCAATCAATTGAGtcacttaagctagtctaaatctttactataataagagccgttaTTCCATCTCAAGCCAGTGTTaagaaaaatattgctttgtgatcgctcatgcaatcatgatcttcaagcgtgctAGGTGAAGCTAAATATCGGCAGTTGTAGTAAGTGTGActacaattattctattgtatagcaatgtagcTGCTTGACCTGGTGGTTGGACACGTTTGTCTGTAAACCTAGAGGTTCCGAGTGCGAATCCAGGTGGAAGGGGATTTTTGGCTTCTCCAACTTCTGGACAAacgctgagatttatatatacgaaatattaataacatacatttacaaacagttgaaaaaaaataaatggaAAGCATTTGTATGAGCACAGGTTTTTTTCTCTGCAATTCCGCcatcatttttaaaaagaaaccaATTGATGGTACCATGCTGATACCATTTGCTGCCTTTTGAGGTGGTTTTGCCATGTTTAGAACTTTATATATGATAATgatattgtttttataactttggTATCGGCATAAAGCTTGTTTTTAGTTCATTTCTCTGGTGAGAGCCACTTGCTTACATGTAGGAATTTCATCAGACTTGATTTTATTTCATATACAGACGTGACACTGTGGCTTGTAGCTTCAACTCTGTTTATGTTCTTCTAGagatgttttattattatgttgTGCTGCCACATGACATTGTGCACATTATTTTGTTAGCTTATTTCCAAGACATAGTGGTTGGAGGTGTATGCTGCAGAATAGATAATACTGATGGTAAAAGATGTCTTTATATCATGACCCTCGGAGTCTTAGCACCATATAGACGCTATGGCCTTGGTGAGTTTCCACAGATTTTCTTGGCATGAATACCCAATCAAAATATTACTTAAACCACTCAGTATTATTGAAGAGCTAAATTAATTGCTGTTATAGCGTCGTAATTAGTCAGAGATACATGAGTACCTGGAATTTATTGCCAGACTACGCGAGCATTGCATATATATAAGCAGCCATCTTAGACTAAACCCTCTCTCTCTGCCAGGTGTCATCAAACAGGGTTTAAAATTGGTTATGCTatattaaagattgacttgcaataaaattcacattacagttatttggtatcaaaagattcaccatgtcttactctgtcgcGTTGTAGCTGCCAAAtgcgtggaaatgtgattacaagcccttaagagctcaaaaacgaaaagccgccatagattggaatctctttatttcgataaCGTAGttattacagtttggttatcgtcctgtcacgtgatgttctcacgtgtattgaaaggccaataaaagctcACAATAAAAcatcgtagcattagtttatgacaaacacttcgggttttaccgaagtccccgtatcaaatatagatgctcgctattttacagttttgtttcggcattattcaatcgtcaagtcgtaatttgatcacgtgacccaatacatcgcaaataatttttgcagcacttttcgattatcacaggtaaccaacaggcttgtcatgattatcagacaatgatatgtactccttcgagctaaggttaaaaagtttcacgattttttacggtaagataagatatcagtgcaaaaagtgacagcattacaatgacgataaaacagacgcgtaagaatagacatggttttattgaacacgtgaagtatatttgtgaaaatatttcaacgaatgaggttgcatgaaagtgtaaacagaaaccatcctgtaacaactacgtcccatttgagccgttttggaaagcgaatccaaactacggcggtctcgtgtggctgcgattaactgttcgttttttagcttttaagagcttgtaatcacattcccatatatttggcacctacaacacaacagagtaagacatggtgaatcttatgataccaaataactgtaatgtgaattttgttgcaagtcaacctttaaacgaGTTATTCAAGCCTGAGCTAATATATTCATTTGATGAAGCACTGCTCGGAAGGGTGCAGAGCTCCTTGAACAATTTCACAATATGCTAGCCTGCTATAGACGTTAACCTGCCTGTTTCTCCTTGTCCTATTTGCTACATGCCTTACCAAGCAAAGTATTATATGCACCAACCTGTCACCTCGTATCACCCAATCTGCCACATTCACAATCCTGTCAAGTGCCATACCAACATTTGAGTTGTATCACCTAAAATCTGTCTGTTGTCATATTAGATATATCGAGATTTTTCATGttctaattattttacaggcgCGCTCATGTTGAAGCATGTTTTGGATCTGTGTGAAAGAGATGGCAACTTTGATAGTGTTTATCTGTAAGTTGGCTCGAGTTTCTTTTCCGGCTCCTGCTACTCTTTGGATTTCTTGTCGACAGTCAAGAGTTCCGAAATGTCTCAACACTTACTATTGTAATATTCAGCTGTGCGGTTACAGGTACATGACATGTCTTTACGTTACATCATTATTACCTCTATTTTTATGAGTTACACATCTATATGTTGTAGACATGTACAGATAAGCAATGAGGATGCTATCAAGTTCTACGCAAAGTTTGGATTTGACATTGTAGAAAAGAAAGAGAACTATTACAAACGTATAGAGCCAGCTGATGCCTATGttcttaaaaaacattttaggaAGACAGAAGCATGATAAATTGTTTTGAATCATAACATTCTTCCTACTCAACAGCTGaagaaacaattatatttttttgcatttacctCTGCAGTGTGTCTTTAGCCTCACCTCACAAGTCTGTTTGGGAGGATTAGTTAACACAACAATACAAATCACTTATCTGTTAAATAAAGTCTACCACAGTATTTCTGCCTTTTGCGTTACCTAGATATTTATGCCATGGTTAAACATCAAGCTTCTAAATAATATCTTTTTAAACATTAGCTAACATCACATCATAGAACATTGCAAAGAAATCGTAGAATTCATACTATCAAGACAAGTATAAAAGCAGTAACCTGTGTCAGGTTTGCCAACTGCTCAAATCTGACCAATCATCAATGGCAATCGTGAACTACAAATTATCAAGCAAACTGTTGACTATGATATTACAGAGTAAAAGTACATTTCTTCTCAATAGTCTCGCATAATAACTAACAACAATTGTACATATGTGTTGTAATTGATAAGATAACAAAATTAGGAATGTCTAAAAatcataatataaaaatttaggaCAGCTTGTGGAATGTTTAAATGCATCAGCGAAAAAAAACTTGCGGTAATTATGCATGATTAATTTACAATAAAACTGATGTATATGGAACACGCGACTTGTATAGCAAGCCCACATGTGACCTGCATGACAGGCCTATATGTGACATGTGACCTGCATGACAGGCCTATATGTGACATGTGACCTGCATGACAGGCCTATATGTgacctgtatgacaggcctatATGTGACATGTGACCCGTATGACAAGCCTATATGTGACATGTgacctgtatgacaggcctatATGCGACATGTGACCTGTATGGCAAGCCCACATGTGACCTGCATGACAGGCCTATATGTGACTTGTATGACAAGCCTATATGTGACATGTGACCTGCATGACAGGCCTATATGTgacctgtatgacaggcctatATGTGACATGTGACCTGCATGACAGGCCTATATGTGACACATGTGACCCGTATGACAAGCCTATATGTGACATGTgacctgtatgacaggcctatGTGTgacctgtatgacaggcctatATGTGACAAAATCTTTCCAAGAAACAATAACCAGCAACAACATTGAGTGGGTGATTAGATATACGAGTGACTCGCGCTTGGCTAGTATACTGTGTGTTTCTCAGACACATGTGTCCCCCTAACCTGCTCGGGCTAAAAAATAACTCGTCATGGCCATGCTCATATTTTAATAATCGAACTAAATTGATTGTTCGGGGAAGAAAAGGCCAAACAACCTTGACAAAGAGGACTCTAAGATGAGGTATTAAGAGTGATGACAGAGGTGACAATGACCGCGATACCGAGGAGAAGGAGACCTCCTGTCCTGTCTATAACCATTGCGAGCTGTAACCACTCCGCCTTTATCTGCTCTTTGTATCTTGAATACTGCAGCTCATTAATTAGTGTCTTCAAGACTTCTTTCAAACCATCCTCACTGG
The genomic region above belongs to Watersipora subatra chromosome 1, tzWatSuba1.1, whole genome shotgun sequence and contains:
- the LOC137396978 gene encoding N-alpha-acetyltransferase 50-like; the protein is MVRYSMELGEVTPHNIKQLKRLNQVVFPVSYNDKFYKDVLDLGPFAKLAYFQDIVVGGVCCRIDNTDGKRCLYIMTLGVLAPYRRYGLGALMLKHVLDLCERDGNFDSVYLHVQISNEDAIKFYAKFGFDIVEKKENYYKRIEPADAYVLKKHFRKTEA